One Aegilops tauschii subsp. strangulata cultivar AL8/78 chromosome 2, Aet v6.0, whole genome shotgun sequence genomic window, ACGCCTTTGCCCAGGTCTCTACCTCCCGCTCGATGGCCCTTCGCAGCGAACTCGTCGACATCAAGAAGCTGGACTCCTCCGCTACGACCTACTTCAACAAGATGAAGGTGCTCGCGGACACGCTCACCTCTATTGGTCGGCCGCTTAGCGACGAGGAGTTCGTCGGCTTCGTCATTAAAGGCCTCGACGCCGACTACGACAATCTCGCTGAGGCCGTCCACAACGCCAAGCCAGCGATGCCTCCTCACGAGCTCTACTCACGTCTCCTCTTCACCGAGCAACGCGTCGAGGCTCGTCGCTCCTCCGCCACCATCACCGCCCAGTCGGCGGCCTTCTGGGCCTCTCGTGGCTAGCGCCCACCTGCCCCGTCACCTGGCAAGGCAGCCCCGCCCCCTGCATCGACCCTGGGTGGGGGCCCTAACACTAGGGTGGTGTGCCAGCTATGTGGTCGTGAACGCCATGTCGCCTCCAAGTGTCACCGCCGCTTTCAGAGGAGCTTCCTTGGCATCGGCAACGACAGCAAGGGCAACGAGCGCCAGTTTGCCATGGCTGACTTTggtcctcccgccgccgccccggctgccCACATCGCTGCCGCCCCGTCTGCCCACATCGCCGCCAAGGGCAAGGACCCGCGCGTCGAGCGGGGATACACACCATCCTACCCTGTTGATCCAGCCTGGTACATGGACACCGGCGCCACGGATCACATGACGAACGAGCTCAACAAACTCTCCACCTACCAGCCCTACTACGGGCATGATCAGGTTCACACCGCCAATGGTGTAGGTATGCCCATCTCTCATATTGGCCAAGCATCTCTTTTAACTAGTCATCCCTCTAGGCAGCTCCATCTTCGTAATGTTTTACGGGTACCCTCGGTCACTCGTAATCTTTTATCTGTCCCTAAGCTCACCCTTGATAATCATGTCCTATGTGAATTTCACCCTTTTAATCTTTTTGTTAAGGATCGAGCAACCCGGGACGTTCTGCTTAGTGGTCGGTTGAGCCAAGGCTTGTACCGTTTGGAGGATCCATCCGCCCCGTGCGTCTTCAGTGGTGTTCGTGTGTCGCCTTCCCAGTGGCACTCTTGCTTTGGTCACCCCGCTACACCCATCGTTCGCCACATAATCCACCGTCATGAGCTGCCATTAGTGTCTCGCAATAAAGAGATGTCCGTGTGTGATGCCTGTCAGCAAGGCAAGA contains:
- the LOC109778790 gene encoding retrovirus-related Pol polyprotein from transposon RE1, whose protein sequence is MWVQQDQAILSAIQGSLGDGVAGFCLFAATSMDAWTTLEHAFAQVSTSRSMALRSELVDIKKLDSSATTYFNKMKVLADTLTSIGRPLSDEEFVGFVIKGLDADYDNLAEAVHNAKPAMPPHELYSRLLFTEQRVEARRSSATITAQSAAFWASRG